One Vespula pensylvanica isolate Volc-1 chromosome 3, ASM1446617v1, whole genome shotgun sequence DNA window includes the following coding sequences:
- the LOC122627912 gene encoding ras suppressor protein 1 yields MNQAPVSCIPAGKMSKAKKVLDEAREIQNPELDLVDKGIASFEEMPGLLNMINVTRLSLSHNKIQEVPPGLANLVNLEILNLFNNHITELPISLSQMPKLRILNVGMNRLDILPRGFGAFPVLEVLDLTYNNLSEKNLPGNFFMMETLRALYLADNDFEYLPPEIGQLKNLQILVLRENDLVELPKEIGELSRLRELHIQGNRLTVLPPELGNLDLVSNKAVFRMEFNPWVTPIADQLQVGISHVIDYIRSETYKYVYSRHQSAKGPPPPIENDKSKKISRAR; encoded by the exons ATGAATCAAGCACCAGTATCGTGTATTCCTGCGGGGAAGATGTCAAAGGCGAAAAAAGTGCTCGATGAAGCAAGAGAGATCCAAAATCCTGAACTGGATCTCGTCGACAAGGGCATTGCATCGTTCGAGGAGATGCCAGGATTAC TTAATATGATCAATGTGACCAGATTATCATTGAGccataataaaatacaag aGGTACCTCCAGGATTGGCTAATTTAGTCAATTTGGAAATATTGAATCTTTTTAACAATCATATCACCGAATTGCCTATATCTTTATCTCAGATGCCGAAACTAAGAATCCTTAATGTAGG GATGAACAGATTAGATATTTTACCTCGTGGATTTGGTGCTTTTCCAGTACTAGAAGTTTTGGATCTAACTTATAACAATCTCAGTGAAAAGAATTTACctggaaatttttttatgatgg AAACATTAAGAGCTCTTTATCTGGCTGATAATGATTTTGAGTATCTACCACCTGAAATTGGACAATTAAAGAATCTTCAGATT cttgtattaagagaaaatgatttagTGGAATTACCAAAGGAAATTGGGGAATTAAGTCGTTTAAGAGAATTGCATATACAAGGAAATCGCTTAACTGTTTTACCTCCAGAATTGG GAAACTTGGATCTAGTGAGCAATAAAGCTGTATTTAGAATGGAATTTAATCCTTGGGTAACACCAATTGCTGATCAATTACAAGTCGGTATATCTCATGTAATAGATTACATTCGTTCGGAAACATATAAATa cgtTTACAGTCGACATCAAAGCGCTAAAGGACCGCCACCTCCAATCGAGAatgataaaagcaaaaaaatttcACGTGCTCGttga
- the LOC122627910 gene encoding transcriptional regulator ovo-like isoform X1 produces the protein MAAACYEKESVVGGTTMHGHGHHHHHHHHHHHHHHAVNSNCGTPGQTVLPAGSSGILDAAAAAAVAAAAAAAAANGPGSNSAAASGGTGTAVTAAAAAAVAVTTYKDYKDYSQPLHVDCSVEYELPSQAKPPPGGGEPLLMIHPCYYRRAERERRSPFVNNLPPPSNTHSISSSSSSRRISRRTTASSATSAVAAASVAATVVSSVSTSTVSSTSACTAAMVAPSTESLGTSLISSTNGQMSSVAVAASYRAALNAAAAVSQQQAQQQQQQRRHQHQQQQQQQQQHALHHAQHRTHPTHPHHQQQQQQQQQQQQQQQSQSSITPTTSTSDLISADEKAVISGIYQHYFRAMRAHNHQHRQQQQQQQQVQQQQQQHHHHRTHQLHQQQPHQSDRSSSSSSATSTTTSVSGILRQSYQQAYSASTSSNSSSHHRSVTASVLAHHPYRRPSSTLLSRTTSHLGQQASSSSSSINSSTISASNGVTSSAVSSVYAGAIHRHHATSLHALQAAGFYETPGYHALLPQS, from the coding sequence ATGGCCGCCGCCTGCTACGAAAAGGAATCGGTGGTGGGTGGCACGACGATGCACGGTCACggccatcaccatcatcaccaccatcaccatcatcaccatcatcatgcCGTTAATTCGAACTGCGGTACACCCGGGCAGACGGTCCTACCGGCCGGCTCGAGCGGTATCCTCGACGCCGCGGCAGCCGCCGCCGTGGCCGCAGCTGCTGCCGCTGCTGCCGCCAACGGACCCGGTTCGAACTCGGCCGCCGCGAGCGGTGGTACCGGCACCGCGGTGACGGCCGCAGCGGCCGCGGCTGTAGCCGTAACCACTTACAAGGATTACAAGGACTATTCCCAGCCACTTCACGTCGATTGCAGCGTCGAGTACGAGCTACCGAGCCAAGCGAAGCCACCGCCCGGTGGTGGCGAACCCTTGCTCATGATACACCCTTGTTATTATCGACGAgccgaacgagaaagaagaagtccCTTCGTCAACAATTTACCACCACCGAGCAACACACACTCGatatcctcctcctcttcctcgagAAGGATCTCAAGGCGTACCACCGCATCTTCGGCGACCTCGGCAGTCGCGGCTGCCTCGGTAGCAGCCACCGTCGTATCCTCCGTCTCTACCTCCACCGTTTCGTCGACTTCCGCGTGTACCGCCGCGATGGTCGCACCGAGTACCGAGTCTCTTGGGACGAGCCTGATATCCTCGACCAACGGGCAGATGTCCTCGGTCGCCGTGGCTGCCTCCTATCGAGCCGCTCTCAATGCCGCTGCTGCGGTTTCTCAACAGCAGgctcaacaacaacaacagcaacgcCGTCACCAAcatcaacagcaacagcaacaacagcagcaacacgCGCTCCATCACGCTCAGCATCGAACTCACCCAACTCATCCGCATcaccaacaacaacagcagcagcagcagcagcagcaacagcaacaacaatcTCAAAGCTCCATCACGCCGACCACCTCGACTTCCGACCTCATTTCTGCCGACGAAAAGGCAGTTATATCAGGTATTTATCAACACTACTTCCGTGCGATGCGAGCCCATAACCATCAGCATcggcagcaacaacaacagcaacaacaggtccaacagcaacagcaacaacatcatcatcatcgtacGCATCAACTTCATCAACAGCAACCTCACCAAAGCGACAGAagttcctcctcttcgtctgCCACGTCAACGACCACTTCGGTGTCCGGTATCCTACGGCAAAGTTATCAACAAGCGTATAGCGCATCGACGAGCTCGAACTCGTCGTCTCATCATCGTTCGGTCACGGCGTCCGTCCTAGCGCATCATCCTTACAGGCGACCATCCTCGACGTTGTTATCGCGAACAACGTCGCATCTCGGGCAGCAggcttcctcttcttcctcttccataAACTCGTCCACCATCAGTGCTTCCAACGGCGTCACGTCCAGTGCCGTTTCTAGCGTGTACGCCGGTGCGATACACAGGCATCACGCGACCTCGTTGCATGCTCTTCAAGCGGCGGGCTTCTACGAGACACCCGGTTATCACGCTCTCCTACCCCAAAGCTAG
- the LOC122627909 gene encoding probable ATP-dependent RNA helicase DDX56 isoform X1: MTSTSTEVDVDEENEKKCKHFHEFGLDDRILKAIAKLGWLEPTLIQEKAIPLLIDGKDVLIRARTGSGKTAAFAIPLIQKILSNKQTQTKQEIKSLILTPSKELCKQIYEVLVDLTIKCSRDVRSIDISPQISLDAQKSLLIETPDIVVSTPSRLLQHLKAGNLSLKHSLETLIIDEADLVFSFGYEDEVKQALTYLPRIYQAVLASATLSEDVLTLKKLVLHNPAILKLEEPPLAPPTQLAHYTLAAEENDKAAILYALLKLHLIRGKTIIFVNTVDRCYKLKLFLEQFGIPTCVLNSELPAVSRCRAITQFNCGTYDIIIASDEKALDEEHVVKAKKGKRRRDKESGVARGIDFQFVSNIINFDFPLDVNSYIHRAGRTARGKNQGTALSFISIRERPLLEEVEGELKECYGRDTLFKTYQFKLEEVEGFRYRAKDAWKAVTRIAVREARLKEIKQEILNCEKLKSYFEDNPKDLQSLRQDKALHTVKLQSHLKDVPEYIVPPTLKRLMGMGKRKRKFDRELASSGATATKSKHQARASNPLISLAIKKHKKSA, encoded by the exons atgaCTTCGACTTCGACAGAAGTAGATgtagatgaagaaaatgaaaagaagtgTAAACATTTTCATGAGTTTGGATTAGATGATAGAATTTTAAAG GCTATTGCTAAATTAGGTTGGTTAGAACCTACACTTATACAAGAAAAAGCGATACCGTTGTTAATAGATGGGAAAGATGTTTTAATCAGAGCTAGAACTGGTTCTGGTAAAACTGCTGCATTTGCAATTCCattgatacaaaaaatattatctaataaacAAACtcaaacaaaacaagaaattaaaagtttgATCCTAACTCCAAGCAAAGAACTTTGTAAACAGATCTATGAAGTACTCGTGGATCTAACCATAAAATGTAGCAGAGATGTACGATCTATTGACATTAGTCCACAGATTAGTTTAGATGCtcaaaaatcattattaatagaaaCGCCTGATATTGTTGTGTCTACACCTAGTAGATTGTTGCAACATTTAAAAGCAGGGAATCTTTCTTTGAAACATAGTTTAGAAACGTTGATAATCGATGAAGCAGATTTG GTTTTTTCGTTTGGTTATGAAGATGAAGTTAAACAGGCTTTGACTTATTTACCAAGGATATATCAAGCTGTACTAGCATCTGCAACATTGTCCGAAGATGTCTTGACACTGAAAAAATTAGTTTTACATAATCCAGCAAttttaaaattagaagaaCCACCTTTAGCCCCGCCAACGCAATTAGCGCATTATACTCTAGCTGCAGAAGAGAATGATAAGGCTGCTATTTTATATGCCTTAttgaaattacatttaattag AGGGaaaactattatttttgtaaatactgTTGACCGATGCTACAAATTAAAACTCTTTTTGGAACAATTTGGAATACCAACGTGCGTACTTAATTCCGAATTACCCGCAGTTTCTAGATGCCGAGCTATCACGCAGTTTAATTGTGGAACATACGACATAATAATCGCATCTGATGAGAAAGCTTTAGATGAG gAACATGTAGTAAAAgctaaaaaaggaaaaaggagaagagataaagaatcgGGTGTAGCTCGTGGTATAGATTTTCAATTCGTATcgaatataatcaattttgatTTTCCACTTGACGTTAACTCCTACATACACAGAGCAGGACGTACGGCACGAGGAAAGAATCAGGGCACAGCTTTAAGTTTCATATCTATAAGAGAAAGACCTTTactagaagaagtagaaggagaatTAAAAGAATGCTATGGTCGCGATACTTTGTTTAAAACTTATCAATTTAAATTAGAAGAAGTCGAAGGGTTTAGATATCGTGCAAAAGATGCATGGAAAGCTGTAACTAGAATAGCCGTGCGCGAAGctcgtttgaaagaaattaaacagGAAATATTGAATtgcgaaaaattaaaaagttatttcgaGGATAATCCGAAAGATTTACAATCGTTGCGTCAAGATAAAGCTTTACATACAGTAAAATTACAATCTCATTTGAAAGATGTACCAGAATATATAGTACCGCCTACTTTAAAACGTTTAATGGGAatgggaaaaaggaaacgaaaattcgatcgagaatTAGCGTCGTCCGGTGCTACCGCAACGAAATCGAAACATCAAGCACGTGCATCAAATCCTCTTATCAGTTTGGcaataaagaaacataaaaagtCAGCATAA
- the LOC122627910 gene encoding uncharacterized protein DDB_G0271670-like isoform X2, producing the protein MAAACYEKESVVGGTTMHGHGHHHHHHHHHHHHHHAVNSNCGTPGQTVLPAGSSGILDAAAAAAVAAAAAAAAANGPGSNSAAASGGTGTAVTAAAAAAVAVTTYKDYKDYSQPLHVDCSVEYELPSQAKPPPGGGEPLLMIHPCYYRRAERERRSPFVNNLPPPSNTHSISSSSSSRRISRRTTASSATSAVAAASVAATVVSSVSTSTVSSTSACTAAMVAPSTESLGTSLISSTNGQMSSVAVAASYRAALNAAAAVSQQQAQQQQQQQQQQQQQQQQQQQSQSSITPTTSTSDLISADEKAVISGIYQHYFRAMRAHNHQHRQQQQQQQQVQQQQQQHHHHRTHQLHQQQPHQSDRSSSSSSATSTTTSVSGILRQSYQQAYSASTSSNSSSHHRSVTASVLAHHPYRRPSSTLLSRTTSHLGQQASSSSSSINSSTISASNGVTSSAVSSVYAGAIHRHHATSLHALQAAGFYETPGYHALLPQS; encoded by the exons ATGGCCGCCGCCTGCTACGAAAAGGAATCGGTGGTGGGTGGCACGACGATGCACGGTCACggccatcaccatcatcaccaccatcaccatcatcaccatcatcatgcCGTTAATTCGAACTGCGGTACACCCGGGCAGACGGTCCTACCGGCCGGCTCGAGCGGTATCCTCGACGCCGCGGCAGCCGCCGCCGTGGCCGCAGCTGCTGCCGCTGCTGCCGCCAACGGACCCGGTTCGAACTCGGCCGCCGCGAGCGGTGGTACCGGCACCGCGGTGACGGCCGCAGCGGCCGCGGCTGTAGCCGTAACCACTTACAAGGATTACAAGGACTATTCCCAGCCACTTCACGTCGATTGCAGCGTCGAGTACGAGCTACCGAGCCAAGCGAAGCCACCGCCCGGTGGTGGCGAACCCTTGCTCATGATACACCCTTGTTATTATCGACGAgccgaacgagaaagaagaagtccCTTCGTCAACAATTTACCACCACCGAGCAACACACACTCGatatcctcctcctcttcctcgagAAGGATCTCAAGGCGTACCACCGCATCTTCGGCGACCTCGGCAGTCGCGGCTGCCTCGGTAGCAGCCACCGTCGTATCCTCCGTCTCTACCTCCACCGTTTCGTCGACTTCCGCGTGTACCGCCGCGATGGTCGCACCGAGTACCGAGTCTCTTGGGACGAGCCTGATATCCTCGACCAACGGGCAGATGTCCTCGGTCGCCGTGGCTGCCTCCTATCGAGCCGCTCTCAATGCCGCTGCTGCGGTTTCTCAACAGCAGgctcaacaacaacaa caacaacaacagcagcagcagcagcagcagcaacagcaacaacaatcTCAAAGCTCCATCACGCCGACCACCTCGACTTCCGACCTCATTTCTGCCGACGAAAAGGCAGTTATATCAGGTATTTATCAACACTACTTCCGTGCGATGCGAGCCCATAACCATCAGCATcggcagcaacaacaacagcaacaacaggtccaacagcaacagcaacaacatcatcatcatcgtacGCATCAACTTCATCAACAGCAACCTCACCAAAGCGACAGAagttcctcctcttcgtctgCCACGTCAACGACCACTTCGGTGTCCGGTATCCTACGGCAAAGTTATCAACAAGCGTATAGCGCATCGACGAGCTCGAACTCGTCGTCTCATCATCGTTCGGTCACGGCGTCCGTCCTAGCGCATCATCCTTACAGGCGACCATCCTCGACGTTGTTATCGCGAACAACGTCGCATCTCGGGCAGCAggcttcctcttcttcctcttccataAACTCGTCCACCATCAGTGCTTCCAACGGCGTCACGTCCAGTGCCGTTTCTAGCGTGTACGCCGGTGCGATACACAGGCATCACGCGACCTCGTTGCATGCTCTTCAAGCGGCGGGCTTCTACGAGACACCCGGTTATCACGCTCTCCTACCCCAAAGCTAG
- the LOC122627913 gene encoding protein PBDC1: MTQFGNVTADQLLAGSSVLSRPAEEFENDASVEVMWAMKAMEHAEVYFNILCSVDPKLLRLTPHDDHIYKTFREAFPNLKVDKINEDELKSEEGKQKWRPFCEQFKGSVEDYSFGTLLRGDCEGDYSEENSILTTRIQFYAIELARNREGLNDGIRSKYKPKRTNDKS; the protein is encoded by the exons ATGACACAATTTGGAAACGtg ACAGCTGATCAGCTGTTAGCTGGTTCTAGTGTACTCTCTAGGCCGGCAGaagaatttgaaaatgat GCATCCGTGGAAGTAATGTGGGCAATGAAGGCAATGGAACACGCGGAAGTTTATTTTAat ATTTTATGTTCCGTTGATCCAAAACTTCTGAGACTCACACCTCACGATGATCATATTTACAAGACGTTTAGAGAAGCATTTCCGAATCTTAAggtagataaaataaatgaggACGAATTAAAATCCGAAGAAGGCAAGCAAAAATGGCGTCCTTTTTGTGAACAATTCAAAGGCTCTGTAGAGGATTATAGTTTTGGAACATTGTTAAGAGGAGACTGCGAGGGTGACTATTCGGAGGAAAACAGTATATTGACAACTAGAATTCAATTCTATGCCATTGAATTGgcaagaaatagagaaggCCTCAATGACGGCATAAGAAGCAAATACAAGCCAAAAAGAACTAATGACAAATCTTAG
- the LOC122627911 gene encoding tubulin alpha-1C chain-like isoform X1 has translation MREVLSVHIGQGGVQMGNACWELYCLEHGIQPDGMLPATACTNDDGFQTFFSETGGGKYVPRAVFLDLEPTVIDEVRTGTYHQLFHPEQLISGKEDAANNYARGHYTLGKEIVDLVLDRIRKIADMCAGLQGFLIFHAFGGGTGSGFTSLLMERLSMDYGKKAKLEFAIYPSPQISTAVVEPYNAILTTHTTLEHSDCAFLVDNEAIYDICRRNLDIERPTYTNLNRLIGQIVSSITASLRFDGALNVDLTEFQTNLVPYPRIHFPLATYAPIVSIEKAYHEQLTVMELTSACFEPAMQMVKCDPRRGKYMACCLLYRGDVVPKDVNASIATIKTKRAIQFVDWCPTGFKVGINYQPPTVVPGGDLAKVQRAMAMLANTTAIAEAWTRLNRKFDLMFGKRAFVHWYVAESMDESEFNEAREDLAALEKDYEEVGMDSTKGGEVGEEN, from the exons Atg CGTGAAGTGCTGTCCGTCCACATCGGTCAAGGTGGTGTACAAATGGGCAATGCCTGTTGGGAATTGTATTGCCTTGAACATGGTATACAACCTGATGGGATGCTTCCAGCGACAGCGTGTACGAATGACGATGGATTTCAAACGTTTTTCAGTGAAACTGGTGGAGGAAAATACGTTCCTAGAGCCGTTTTCCTCGATCTTGAACCTACCGTTATAG ATGAAGTTCGTACTGGAACCTACCATCAGCTATTTCATCCAGAACAATTGATTTCCGGGAAAGAAGATGCTGCGAACAATTACGCGCGTGGCCATTACACTCttggaaaagaaatcgtagaCCTAGTGTTGGATAGGATACGCAAAATCGCTGATATGTGTGCCGGCCTTCAAGGATTTTTGATCTTTCATGCATTCGGAGGTGGTACCGGTTCTGGATTTACCAGTCTGCTGATGGAAAGACTCTCTATGGATTATGGAAAGAAGGCTAAACTCGAGTTTGCTATTTATCCATCCCCACAAATTTCTACAGCCGTTGTCGAGCCATATAACGCAATTTTAACAACTCACACGACCTTGGAACATTCCGATTGTGCGTTCCTCGTCGACAACGAAGCTATTTATGACATATGCAGACGTAATTTGGACATCGAGAGACCAACGTATACCAATTTGAATCGATTGATCGGTCAAATTGTATCTTCGATCACAGCATCCCTTAGATTCGATGGTGCTCTTAACGTTGATCTCACCGAGTTCCAAACGAACTTGGTACCCTATCCTAGAATACATTTTCCTCTGGCTACCTATGCTCCTATAGTTTCGATCGAGAAAGCCTATCACGAGCAATTGACTGTCATGGAACTAACTTCGGCTTGTTTCGAACCAGCCATGCAAATGGTCAAATGTGATCCACGTAGAGGAAAATATATGGCTTGTTGCCTACTTTACAGAGGCGACGTTGTTCCCAAAGACGTGAATGCTTCCATTGCGACCATTAAAACTAAACGTGCTATACAATTCGTCGATTGGTGTCCAACTGGTTTCAAA GTCGGTATCAATTATCAACCACCGACAGTGGTACCGGGCGGTGACCTTGCTAAAGTTCAACGTGCGATGGCCATGTTAGCTAATACGACAGCTATCGCTGAAGCTTGGACGAGACTGAACAGAAAATTCGATCTTATGTTCGGGAAACGTGCTTTCGTTCATtg GTACGTCGCAGAGAGTATGGATGAGAGTGAGTTCAACGAAGCCAGAGAGGATCTTGCTGCCTTAGAAAAAGATTACGAAGAGGTTGGCATGGATTCTACGAAAGGTGGCGAGGTTGGAGaggaaaattaa
- the LOC122627909 gene encoding probable ATP-dependent RNA helicase DDX56 isoform X2, with product MAIAKLGWLEPTLIQEKAIPLLIDGKDVLIRARTGSGKTAAFAIPLIQKILSNKQTQTKQEIKSLILTPSKELCKQIYEVLVDLTIKCSRDVRSIDISPQISLDAQKSLLIETPDIVVSTPSRLLQHLKAGNLSLKHSLETLIIDEADLVFSFGYEDEVKQALTYLPRIYQAVLASATLSEDVLTLKKLVLHNPAILKLEEPPLAPPTQLAHYTLAAEENDKAAILYALLKLHLIRGKTIIFVNTVDRCYKLKLFLEQFGIPTCVLNSELPAVSRCRAITQFNCGTYDIIIASDEKALDEEHVVKAKKGKRRRDKESGVARGIDFQFVSNIINFDFPLDVNSYIHRAGRTARGKNQGTALSFISIRERPLLEEVEGELKECYGRDTLFKTYQFKLEEVEGFRYRAKDAWKAVTRIAVREARLKEIKQEILNCEKLKSYFEDNPKDLQSLRQDKALHTVKLQSHLKDVPEYIVPPTLKRLMGMGKRKRKFDRELASSGATATKSKHQARASNPLISLAIKKHKKSA from the exons ATG GCTATTGCTAAATTAGGTTGGTTAGAACCTACACTTATACAAGAAAAAGCGATACCGTTGTTAATAGATGGGAAAGATGTTTTAATCAGAGCTAGAACTGGTTCTGGTAAAACTGCTGCATTTGCAATTCCattgatacaaaaaatattatctaataaacAAACtcaaacaaaacaagaaattaaaagtttgATCCTAACTCCAAGCAAAGAACTTTGTAAACAGATCTATGAAGTACTCGTGGATCTAACCATAAAATGTAGCAGAGATGTACGATCTATTGACATTAGTCCACAGATTAGTTTAGATGCtcaaaaatcattattaatagaaaCGCCTGATATTGTTGTGTCTACACCTAGTAGATTGTTGCAACATTTAAAAGCAGGGAATCTTTCTTTGAAACATAGTTTAGAAACGTTGATAATCGATGAAGCAGATTTG GTTTTTTCGTTTGGTTATGAAGATGAAGTTAAACAGGCTTTGACTTATTTACCAAGGATATATCAAGCTGTACTAGCATCTGCAACATTGTCCGAAGATGTCTTGACACTGAAAAAATTAGTTTTACATAATCCAGCAAttttaaaattagaagaaCCACCTTTAGCCCCGCCAACGCAATTAGCGCATTATACTCTAGCTGCAGAAGAGAATGATAAGGCTGCTATTTTATATGCCTTAttgaaattacatttaattag AGGGaaaactattatttttgtaaatactgTTGACCGATGCTACAAATTAAAACTCTTTTTGGAACAATTTGGAATACCAACGTGCGTACTTAATTCCGAATTACCCGCAGTTTCTAGATGCCGAGCTATCACGCAGTTTAATTGTGGAACATACGACATAATAATCGCATCTGATGAGAAAGCTTTAGATGAG gAACATGTAGTAAAAgctaaaaaaggaaaaaggagaagagataaagaatcgGGTGTAGCTCGTGGTATAGATTTTCAATTCGTATcgaatataatcaattttgatTTTCCACTTGACGTTAACTCCTACATACACAGAGCAGGACGTACGGCACGAGGAAAGAATCAGGGCACAGCTTTAAGTTTCATATCTATAAGAGAAAGACCTTTactagaagaagtagaaggagaatTAAAAGAATGCTATGGTCGCGATACTTTGTTTAAAACTTATCAATTTAAATTAGAAGAAGTCGAAGGGTTTAGATATCGTGCAAAAGATGCATGGAAAGCTGTAACTAGAATAGCCGTGCGCGAAGctcgtttgaaagaaattaaacagGAAATATTGAATtgcgaaaaattaaaaagttatttcgaGGATAATCCGAAAGATTTACAATCGTTGCGTCAAGATAAAGCTTTACATACAGTAAAATTACAATCTCATTTGAAAGATGTACCAGAATATATAGTACCGCCTACTTTAAAACGTTTAATGGGAatgggaaaaaggaaacgaaaattcgatcgagaatTAGCGTCGTCCGGTGCTACCGCAACGAAATCGAAACATCAAGCACGTGCATCAAATCCTCTTATCAGTTTGGcaataaagaaacataaaaagtCAGCATAA
- the LOC122627911 gene encoding tubulin alpha-1C chain-like isoform X2, with product MGNACWELYCLEHGIQPDGMLPATACTNDDGFQTFFSETGGGKYVPRAVFLDLEPTVIDEVRTGTYHQLFHPEQLISGKEDAANNYARGHYTLGKEIVDLVLDRIRKIADMCAGLQGFLIFHAFGGGTGSGFTSLLMERLSMDYGKKAKLEFAIYPSPQISTAVVEPYNAILTTHTTLEHSDCAFLVDNEAIYDICRRNLDIERPTYTNLNRLIGQIVSSITASLRFDGALNVDLTEFQTNLVPYPRIHFPLATYAPIVSIEKAYHEQLTVMELTSACFEPAMQMVKCDPRRGKYMACCLLYRGDVVPKDVNASIATIKTKRAIQFVDWCPTGFKVGINYQPPTVVPGGDLAKVQRAMAMLANTTAIAEAWTRLNRKFDLMFGKRAFVHWYVAESMDESEFNEAREDLAALEKDYEEVGMDSTKGGEVGEEN from the exons ATGGGCAATGCCTGTTGGGAATTGTATTGCCTTGAACATGGTATACAACCTGATGGGATGCTTCCAGCGACAGCGTGTACGAATGACGATGGATTTCAAACGTTTTTCAGTGAAACTGGTGGAGGAAAATACGTTCCTAGAGCCGTTTTCCTCGATCTTGAACCTACCGTTATAG ATGAAGTTCGTACTGGAACCTACCATCAGCTATTTCATCCAGAACAATTGATTTCCGGGAAAGAAGATGCTGCGAACAATTACGCGCGTGGCCATTACACTCttggaaaagaaatcgtagaCCTAGTGTTGGATAGGATACGCAAAATCGCTGATATGTGTGCCGGCCTTCAAGGATTTTTGATCTTTCATGCATTCGGAGGTGGTACCGGTTCTGGATTTACCAGTCTGCTGATGGAAAGACTCTCTATGGATTATGGAAAGAAGGCTAAACTCGAGTTTGCTATTTATCCATCCCCACAAATTTCTACAGCCGTTGTCGAGCCATATAACGCAATTTTAACAACTCACACGACCTTGGAACATTCCGATTGTGCGTTCCTCGTCGACAACGAAGCTATTTATGACATATGCAGACGTAATTTGGACATCGAGAGACCAACGTATACCAATTTGAATCGATTGATCGGTCAAATTGTATCTTCGATCACAGCATCCCTTAGATTCGATGGTGCTCTTAACGTTGATCTCACCGAGTTCCAAACGAACTTGGTACCCTATCCTAGAATACATTTTCCTCTGGCTACCTATGCTCCTATAGTTTCGATCGAGAAAGCCTATCACGAGCAATTGACTGTCATGGAACTAACTTCGGCTTGTTTCGAACCAGCCATGCAAATGGTCAAATGTGATCCACGTAGAGGAAAATATATGGCTTGTTGCCTACTTTACAGAGGCGACGTTGTTCCCAAAGACGTGAATGCTTCCATTGCGACCATTAAAACTAAACGTGCTATACAATTCGTCGATTGGTGTCCAACTGGTTTCAAA GTCGGTATCAATTATCAACCACCGACAGTGGTACCGGGCGGTGACCTTGCTAAAGTTCAACGTGCGATGGCCATGTTAGCTAATACGACAGCTATCGCTGAAGCTTGGACGAGACTGAACAGAAAATTCGATCTTATGTTCGGGAAACGTGCTTTCGTTCATtg GTACGTCGCAGAGAGTATGGATGAGAGTGAGTTCAACGAAGCCAGAGAGGATCTTGCTGCCTTAGAAAAAGATTACGAAGAGGTTGGCATGGATTCTACGAAAGGTGGCGAGGTTGGAGaggaaaattaa